A window of Aerococcus urinae contains these coding sequences:
- a CDS encoding ABC transporter ATP-binding protein, whose product MSYIELKDVCKSYGQGNSQVLANDNVSFTIEEGEFVVILGPSGAGKSTVLNILGGMDQATSGDIWVAGKNIANFNERELTAYRRDNVGFVFQFYNLIPNLTAKENVEMAEQIADQSFTASEVLKEVNLADRENNFPAQLSGGEQQRVSIARAIAKNPKLLLCDEPTGALDNDTGQQVLKLLQKQSVENGTTVVVITHNQNIAAMADRVIRIKNGQVESNVTQDDPKQVEEIEW is encoded by the coding sequence TTGTCTTATATTGAACTAAAAGACGTTTGCAAGAGCTATGGCCAAGGCAATAGCCAAGTCCTTGCTAACGACAATGTTTCCTTCACTATTGAAGAAGGCGAATTTGTGGTCATTCTAGGACCTTCAGGGGCCGGAAAGTCAACCGTTTTAAATATTTTAGGTGGCATGGACCAGGCAACCAGTGGTGACATCTGGGTGGCTGGTAAAAATATTGCCAACTTTAATGAACGTGAACTCACCGCTTATCGCCGCGATAATGTGGGTTTTGTTTTTCAATTTTATAATCTCATTCCCAACCTGACCGCTAAGGAAAATGTAGAAATGGCTGAGCAGATCGCTGACCAGTCCTTTACCGCTAGTGAGGTCCTAAAGGAAGTCAACTTGGCCGACCGGGAAAACAACTTCCCTGCCCAGCTCTCTGGTGGGGAGCAGCAACGGGTGTCCATTGCCCGGGCCATTGCTAAAAACCCTAAACTTCTCCTCTGTGATGAGCCGACTGGGGCCTTGGATAATGATACCGGCCAACAAGTGCTCAAGCTCCTACAAAAACAGTCGGTGGAAAATGGGACGACTGTCGTGGTCATTACCCACAACCAAAACATTGCCGCCATGGCTGACCGGGTAATCCGGATTAAGAACGGTCAAGTCGAATCCAATGTCACCCAGGACGACCCTAAGCAAGTAGAAGAGATTGAGTGGTAG